From a single Phragmites australis chromosome 7, lpPhrAust1.1, whole genome shotgun sequence genomic region:
- the LOC133923857 gene encoding uncharacterized protein LOC133923857 isoform X2 — MAMGGSGGAAAPPHGQVYLSEWRRAFDRLVKMLRQTHAQAEALAVERAHLLTELEFHRCGRREREDIFQARIQKISREEARRKRAEKVEAAKRLGKKEMELCCYQKLAELAENDLEDFRSFISTLAAENNELKIKLKEIESQAELSESNVSHQHSAKDLRAELRKLKQAYKTLSSEKDKEISAIRAERNFVWNQHNTMEKEYREICKKKTIEAKQATEAAEKLQQNVDELKVAAQQKDDEINRLRAEVVSAKEKMISLEDELKQMHSMVKGNYVETDKHKDDQPETSGKCKQNINETNRKSKSEGPVSMEKSSNSQATSVKREVKTSRTRVPSAKEIQSQSRGQSDASQKRKRGLSLYAA, encoded by the exons ATGGCAatgggcggcagcggcggcgcggcggcgcccCCGCACGGCCAGGTCTATCTGTCCGAGTGGCGCCGTGCGTTCGACCGCCTGGTGAAGATGCTGCGCCAGACGCACGCGCAGGCCGAGGCGCTCGCGGTCGAGCGCGCACACCTCTTGACCGAGCTCGAGTTCCATCGCTGCGGCCGGCGCGAGCGCGAGGACATCTTCCAGGCCCGCATCCAGAAG ATCTCGAGGGAAGAGGCGCGCAGGAAGAGGGCCGAGAAGGTCGAGGCGGCGAAGCGTCTTGGGAAGAAGGAAATGGAGCTTTGCTGCTACCAGAAGTTAGCAG AACTCGCAGAGAATGATTTGGAGGATTTCAGAAGTTTTATATCCACTTTGGCTGCTGAAAACAACGAACTCAAG ATAAAACTGAAGGAGATTGAAAGTCAGGCAGAGCTTAGTGAAAGCAATGTCAGTCACCAGCACAGCGCAAAAGATTTAAGGGCAGAGTTAAGGAAACTAAAGCAAGCTTACAAGACCCTGAGCTCAGAGAAGGACAAGGAAATTTCTGCAATACGTGCAGAAAGAAATTTTGTGTGGAACCAGCATAACACAATGGAGAAGGAGTACAGAGAAATCTGTAAGAAAAAGACCATAGAGGCGAAGCAAGCTACTGAAGCAGCAGAAAAGCTTCAGCAGAATGTAGATGAGTTGAAAGTGGCAGCCCAACAGAAGGATGATGAAATCAACAGACTGCGAGCAGAGGTGGTTAGTGCCAAAGAGAAGATGATAAGTCTTGAGGATGAGCTAAAACAAATGCACTCCATGGTCAAGGGTAACTATGTTGAAACTGATAAACATAAAGATGATCAACCTGAGACTAGTGGAAAGTGTAAGCAGAATATTAATGAGACAAACAGAAAATCTAAGTCTGAAGGTCCCGTTTCAATGGAAAAATCAAGCAATTCCCAGGCCACATCAGTTAAGAGAGAAGTGAAGACTTCCAGAACGCGCGTGCCAAGTGCAAAAGAGATACAAAGTCAATCAAGAGGGCAATCTGATGCTAGTCAAAAGCGCAAGCGTGGCTTGTCCTTATAT